Proteins encoded in a region of the Macadamia integrifolia cultivar HAES 741 unplaced genomic scaffold, SCU_Mint_v3 scaffold362, whole genome shotgun sequence genome:
- the LOC122068240 gene encoding ctenidin-3-like, protein MTKYWMMPSRMKEKEQLKKKPPMNGNCTLMGNPIKRDVVREYFCSSGGGSKSGGGGHGGNAGGGRGGGCGCGGDGGGVDVMGGSGDGGCRGFYGGDFGNASGGAINEGGGNGSGGGGGGSGGGGIGGVEVMAAVVVVGVMVVAMVMEIVVVVVAEVVVAVVVVVIVVAMAV, encoded by the exons ATGACAAAGTATTGGATGATGCCTTCTCGGATGAAGGAAAAGgaacaattgaagaagaagccacCAATGAATGGCAACTGTACTTTGATGGGGAAtccaatcaaaagggatgtggtgcgggaatactTTTG tagtagtggtggtggtagcaaaagtggtggtggtggtcatGGTGGCAACGCAGGTGGGGGCAGAGgtggtggttgtggttgtggtggaGATGGTGGTGGTGTGGATGTGATGGGAGGTAGTGGTGATGGGGGTTGTAGAGGTTTTTATGGTGGCGACTTTGGCAATGCAAGTGGTGGTGCTAT TAATGAGGGTGGTGGCAATggaagtggtggtggtggtggtggcagtggagGTGGAGGCATAGGTGGTGTGGAGGTGATGGCAGCGGTAGTGGTGGTGGGAGTCATGGTGGTGGCTATGGTGATGGAAATTGTGGTAGTAGTGGTGGCAGAGgtagtggtggcggtggtggtggttgtgatTGTGGTGGCGATGGCAGTATAG